In the Campylobacter sputorum subsp. sputorum genome, CTTTTGTCGCTTTTGCTTTACCTGTAACTGCTTTTTTAACTTGAAGTGGCGTATATTCTGTAAAATTACCATGAATTTGAATTATTTTAAGGCTAAGAGCACCACGAAACTGAGCTAATTTTAAAACTGTTTTTGGATTATAAGCAAAAAATATATCTTCGATAGCAACTTCGTCTATTTTATGATTTTTCATAACTATGTCTAAACCTTCACAAAGCTCACTTATCTGATGTTGTAAAATATCAGGTTTTATTTTTATAAGT is a window encoding:
- the ruvC gene encoding crossover junction endodeoxyribonuclease RuvC, which codes for MKILGIDPGTRNCGYAIVEKSNVKTSLIEAGLIKIKPDILQHQISELCEGLDIVMKNHKIDEVAIEDIFFAYNPKTVLKLAQFRGALSLKIIQIHGNFTEYTPLQVKKAVTGKAKATKEQVAFMVKKILGINKDIKPLDVTDAIAVALTHANNIRINNQYKN